Proteins encoded by one window of Conger conger chromosome 1, fConCon1.1, whole genome shotgun sequence:
- the LOC133105938 gene encoding urokinase plasminogen activator surface receptor-like, with product MKLLFTIALTCALFSKAYPLNCFECAATGTGPCSQTPRTCQANQTKCASFTAAVTAGGIQTTTKVKSCAIPAQCLSGSFNTGISMTTVETQCCESNLCNNEEPPALPESSTNGKKCFTCAADDNCTSTLECQGSEDRCFTFTVPAVGMVKGCASRSVCSGSLIAQLGADAGLNCCEGNLCNNALRIGQSILFLLLVPLASFFLFN from the exons ATGAAACTCCTATTCACCATTGCCCTGACGTGCGCACTCTTCTCCAAAG CATACCCACTGAATTGTTTCGAGTGTGCAGCCACTGGTACTGGACCATGTTCGCAGACTCCAAGAACATGTCAAGCAAACCAGACCAAATGTGCCAGTTTCACAGCAGCAGTCACCGCGG GAGGGATCCAGACTACTACAAAGGTGAAGTCATGCGCCATACcagctcagtgtctcagtggaTCTTTTAACACTGGAATCTCTATGACAACTGTTGAGACCCAATGCTGTGAATCCAACCTGTGCAACAATGAAGAACCACCAG CATTACCAGAATCCAGCACCAATGGAAAAAAGTGTTTCACCTGTGCAGCTGATGATAACTGCACAAGTACTTTGGAGTGCCAGGGAAGTGAAGATCGCTGCTTTACGTTCACAG TGCCTGCAGTTGGGATGGTGAAGGGATGTGCATCCCGAAGTGTCTGTTCTGGATCCCTGATTGCTCAACTGGGAGCTGATGCGGGCCTGAACTGCTGTGAGGGAAACTTGTGCAACAACGCCCTGCGCATCGGACAgagcatcctcttcctcctcctggtgCCTCTGGcctccttcttcctcttcaaCTAA
- the LOC133127469 gene encoding interferon-inducible GTPase 5-like: MDDGFTIVGEDEVREIRDALENQNLTSAVAKIQDYFEQIDSVELNIAITGESGSGKSTFVNAFRGLVEDNKGAAPTGVVETTMEPAMYPHPKYPKVKVWDLPGIGTLNFKADEYLQKVEFKRYDFFIIIISEHFKVNNVQLATEIQRMKKRFYFVRSKIDNSIHAEKRKKDFDEDKTLSIIREDCMKGLLENGVASPTVFLISSLDLQLYDFPKLQETMEKELPEHKQRVLLLSLPNITLDINKKKKEALQANIWKVSLLSGAVAAIPIPGLSVVVDVGILVKELSSYYQAFGLDDESLKNLSDKTNVPLEELKAVLTSPLNKEISGDVVIKLLTKFAGAGVMLLEYWASTIPVFGSMAAAGISYSTTHRMLTSCLNELAEDAQKVLMRALQSPV, encoded by the exons atggatgac GGTTTTACCATTGTTGGAGAGGATGAGGTGAGGGAGATCAGGGATGCACTGGAAAACCAGAACTTGACTTCAGCCGTGGCTAAGATCCAGGACTACTTTGAGCAGATTGACAGTGTGGAACTAAATATTGCCATCACCGGAGAGTCTGGCTCTGGCAAGTCCACCTTTGTCAATGCATTCCGGGGTCTGGTGGAAGACAACAAGGGCGCAGCTCCAACCGGCGTGGTTGagaccaccatggagccagccATGTACCCCCACCCTAAATATCCCAAAGTCAAAGTGTGGGACCTTCCCGGGATTGGGACACTCAATTTCAAAGCAGACGAGTACCTTCAAAAAGTAGAATTCAAACGCTATGatttcttcatcatcatcatctcagaACATTTTAAAGTCAACAATGTGCAGCTGGCCACAGAGATCCAACGCATGAAGAAGAGGTTCTACTTTGTTCGCTCAAAGATTGACAACAGCATACATgcagagaaaaggaagaaggacTTTGACGAGGACAAAACCCTCAGTATAATTCGGGAAGACTGCATGAAAG GCCTCCTGGAAAATGGAGTGGCATCTCCCACGGTCTTCCTTATCTCCAGCCTTGACCTGCAGCTCTACGACTTCCCAAAGCTGCAGGAGACGATGGAGAAAGAGCTGCCTGAACACAAGCAGCGTGTCCTCCTGCTGTCACTGCCCAACATCACCCTGGACATcaacaagaagaagaaagaggccCTGCAGGCCAACATATGGAAGGTGTCCCTGCTGTCAGGCGCCGTGGCAGCCATACCCATCCCAGGACTGTCTGTGGTGGTGGATGTAGGCATCCTGGTCAAAGAGCTCAGCAGTTATTACCAGGCTTTTGGCCTGGATGATGAATCCCTGAAAAACCTCTCTGACAAAACGAACGTGCCTCTGGAGGAACTGAAAGCGGTCCTCACATCCCCCCTCAACAAGGAGATATCGGGCGATGTGGTCATCAAGTTGCTTACCAAATTTGCCGGAGCAGGGGTGATGTTGCTGGAGTACTGGGCCAGCACAATCCCGGTGTTTGGCTCCATGGCGGCCGCGGGAATCTCGTACTCCACCACCCACAGGATGCTGACAAGCTGCTTGAATGAGCTGGCAGAGGATGCACAAAAGGTCCTAATGAGAGCTTTGCAGTCACCGGTGTGA
- the LOC133137811 gene encoding interferon-inducible GTPase 5-like, producing MRELYGEVRSTSGRELSMQTVEGMLSQVALGQQVLSGLLESRIPVLGNIISGGVSFMASYSLLKSAIKDLREDAERVMHRTLDGADDAREDVPDPGYFYAD from the exons ATGCGG GAGCTCTACGGAGAGGTGCGCTCCACCTCCGGCAGGGAGCTCTCAATGCAGACTGTGGAGGGCATGCTGTCCCAGGTGGCATTGGGCCAGCAGGTCCTGTCGGGTCTGCTGGAGAGTCGGATCCCGGTGCTGGGCAACATCATCTCAGGGGGCGTCTCCTTCATGGCTTCGTACAGCCTACTGAAGTCTGCCATCAAGGACCTGCGTGAGGACGCCGAGAGAGTGATGCACAGAACTCTGGATGGGGCAGACGACGCCCGAGAGGACGTTCCGGATCCAGGATATTTTTATGCGGACTAA